CTCCACCTCGCCGGCGCCGTTTTCGCGGCGATGACGGGCGGCCTCGTTGTATTCATCCGACTGGAAACAGCGCACGCCGCTGTCGAAATCGGGGAATTCGATCACCACGAAGCGCTTGAACTTTTCCGGGCCTTCCATGACCTGGAATTTTCCACCGCGGGCCAGGACCTTGCCGCCATATTGCGCGATGATCGCGGGGACCTGGTCGGTGTAACGCTTGTAGGCGACGGGATCGTTGATCAGGGATCGGGCAAGCCAGAATGCGGGCATTTGAAGGCTCCTTCTTTTCTACATCATCAGATTGGGGAAGAAATTCGCGATCTGCGGGAAGCAGATCAGCATCAGCACGACCAGCAGCATCACCAGCCAATAGGGTGCAGCGGACAGGAAGATATGCTGCACGCCGACCTCGGGGTCGTTGATCGAGGCCTTGACCGTATAGACCAGTAACCCGAAGGGCGGTGTCAGCAGCCCGGCCTCGATGGCGATGATGCCGACGATGGCAAAGCTCAGCTGGTCGAAACCGAAGGCCATGGCGACCGGTTCGACGATCGGCACCGTCAGCAGCATGATCGAGATCGAGTCGATGATCATGCCCAGCAGGAACCAGACGACGATGATCGCGGTCATCACCATGAAGGGCGACAGGCCCGAGTTCACGATGCCGTCGCGGATGGCCGAGGTGACGCCCGTCATTGCCAGGGTCCGCGAATATAGCGCGGCCGTCAGCAGCAGGATCAGGATCGGCGCGGCAATCCGGCCGACCGAGAAGATGGCCTGGACGAAACCGCTCCACCGCATGCCGCGCAGCACGGCCAGCCCGAGGGCGAGCGCCGCCCCGGCCCCTGCCCCTTCGGTCGGGGTAAAGAGACCCATCCAGATGCCGCCGAGGATCGAGGCGACGATCCCGAACAATCCGAGGGCAGCCCCGAGCAATTGCATCCGCGGCAGGGGCTTGGAGGCGGTGTCCTCGAACTCGGGCAGGGCTTCTGCGCCCCCGGCATCGACAGAGGCCACCTTGCGGGTCGGGGCCTTGGCGTCCGGCCCTTCGCCGACAAGCGAGGGGCGCAGCAACGCGGCGATCACGATATAGGCCACATAGAAGGTTGCCAGCAGGACCCCCGGCGCGACACCGGCCAGGAAAAGACGACCGATGCTCTGTTCGGTCAGGATGCCCCAGACGATCATCAGAACCGACGGCGGGATCAGCATGCCAAGGCAGCTTGACCCGGCGATGGCGCCAAGCGCGAAGGCGCGATTATAGCCATGGGCGCGCATTTCCGGGTAGGCGATGCGCGAGAACGCTGCCGCCGAAGCGATGGAGACCCCCGTCACGAAGGAGAACACGGTATTGCCCAGCACGGTCGCGATGGCGAGGCGGGCGGGGACGCGCCGCAGCCCCTTGTTGATCCCGATGTAGATATCGGTGATGACGCCGGATCGTCCCATGAATTCGCCCATGAGCATGAACAGGGGAATCACGGCAAAGGTAAAGCTGCGCAGGGCTTCGGCCGAGGTCGATGCAAGCACCGCTTCGGTGATGCGCAGGCTGCCCGTGGCCATGTAGATGCCGACGGCGCTGGTCACGGCCAGGGCGATCGCCACGTGGAACCCAAGCAACACGAGGCTGATCAGCAGCGTGATCACCAGGAACGCGGTGGTATAGTCAAACATTGAAAACCCCTAAAGTTCTAGGTTGGCGAGGCGGAAGCCCAGGATCTCGGCCAGCAACAAGATGAGGTAGTTCAGACCGGCAAGCCCGGCCCCGATGATGATGGCAAAGCGTGCGGGCCAGACCGGCACACGCAGGGCGCCTTCGCCGTCGAATTCTCCGTTGGCGAGGGACCGCAACGCCGGGGTGATGCCCGCGTGCAGCAGGAAGAAGAAGATCCCCGCCCCTGCAGCCAGACACAGGATGAACAGCAGGCGCTGCACGGCGGGCGGCAGCATGTCGACCACGAAGGTGGCCCGCAGCATGGAGCCGCTTCGGATCGCATAGCCAACCTGCATGAAAACGATGATGACGACGGAATTGGCGACCAGTTCCTTGGTGCCGGACAGCGGTGTCCCGATCGCGCGGCAAACGATGTCGGCCAGGATCAGGAAACACAAGGCAAAGGCCCAGACGGCCCCGAGCACCATGAGGCTGCGGGTAAGCCAGTCGGACAGGCGTATGAGTAGCATGACATCTCCGGATGAACGAGCGTTGCAAGTGGCAAAGGGGCGGCGGCAATGCCGCCCCTCCGATCATCTTGAAAAGGTCACTCGATCTCGTAGCGCACCGGCCATGTGTAGCCATGGGCTTCGGCACGATCCATCGCGAGGTTCAGAACCTCGGCGCCGGGCAGACCTTGCGCATCAAGGGCGGCGGCCTGTTCCTGGGGCCAGGGCGCCAGGGCCGTTGCCCAGTCGAGACGGGCCTGCGGGTCGATTTCCTTGACGGTGATAATATCGCGCAGTTCTTCGACCAGACGGTCGTATTCGGCGCGGTTCTTGCGGCCGGTTTCCTGTTCGAACTCGGCAGCGACCTCAAGCAGGATCGGCTTGACGTCTTCGGGCAGCGCTTCGAAGCTGTCCTTGTTCATGGTCAGCGCGTGCCAGGTGATCGACCCGAAACCGGTCAGCGTGTAGTAGGGCCCCGGTTCATAAAGCTTCAGGTTGAGCCAGGCCGAGGGGAACATGATCCAGCCTTCGTAGACATTGGTCATCATCTCGGAATAGGCATCGGCCAGCGAGGATTGCACCGGCAGCACGCCGGCGTAATCGAGCCAGTTCAGGTTCAGTCCCGCGCCGGCGATCTTTTCGCCCTGGAGGTCATCCAGCGTCTCCCAGTCGAAGGACGTCCCGAGGTTGTAGCCACCGTCGGCAATGCGGGCCAGCAGCACCTGGTTGAACTTGTCCTCGAAGACGTCGGTCATGTAGGGGACTTCTTCGTAGACTTCCTGCGCGATCTGCAGGGACACTTCGGGGTTCATCGGCCCGAAGGGCAGCATGGCCTGGAAGGCATGCAGCGGCAGGTTCGAGGATTCAAAGCACATGCAGTAGCCGCCGATATCCAGGATGCCGTCCTGAACGGCATCCAGAACCTCGGTCACCTTGACGATGGAGCCAGAATAGCCTTCGACGAAGTTGATCGTGTGGTCGGTCTGTTCCTCGACACGGGATTTCAGTTCTGCCTGGAAAAAGTCGATCATGAGACCGGCGTAGACCACGCTGGGCGGGTGGCCCGAACCGATGCGCAGGTTGATGTTATCCGCGTTGGCGGCAGTCACGCCGAGCACGCTGGACGCGGCGAGTGCCGCGCCCATGAATAGATGTTTCGTCATGGTATCCTCCCTTGGACGAAAGCCGCCTTAACGCGCCCTGGGTCCTCCTCCCCTGGCGTGACAGCGGGTCTGGTTCGCGGGAAAAACGTCACCTTCCCGCAGGCGTTCAGGTCTCGTAGGTTCCCCGCGCCGGATAGTCATTGGCCAGCGCATAGGGGGCCTTCGAAAGCAGGAATTCCAGATCCGGGCGTGGCCACGGCATATTGGCGATATCCACGAGGTAGAGCCGCCCATCGGGCCGGACCCAGAACATGCCCGGTTCGGCAAAGATGTCCTGTTCGGTGTCCTTGAAGGCCTTGGAGATCCAAAGACCCCAGTCCTTGGCCATCTCGGTGGTCAGACCATAGCCGATCCGCAGCCCGCCTGTCTCCCATTCCTTCTGGGACAGGGTGGCAAGCTCTTCATCGTTC
The Pseudooceanicola algae genome window above contains:
- a CDS encoding TRAP transporter small permease; protein product: MLLIRLSDWLTRSLMVLGAVWAFALCFLILADIVCRAIGTPLSGTKELVANSVVIIVFMQVGYAIRSGSMLRATFVVDMLPPAVQRLLFILCLAAGAGIFFFLLHAGITPALRSLANGEFDGEGALRVPVWPARFAIIIGAGLAGLNYLILLLAEILGFRLANLEL
- a CDS encoding C4-dicarboxylate TRAP transporter substrate-binding protein; the encoded protein is MTKHLFMGAALAASSVLGVTAANADNINLRIGSGHPPSVVYAGLMIDFFQAELKSRVEEQTDHTINFVEGYSGSIVKVTEVLDAVQDGILDIGGYCMCFESSNLPLHAFQAMLPFGPMNPEVSLQIAQEVYEEVPYMTDVFEDKFNQVLLARIADGGYNLGTSFDWETLDDLQGEKIAGAGLNLNWLDYAGVLPVQSSLADAYSEMMTNVYEGWIMFPSAWLNLKLYEPGPYYTLTGFGSITWHALTMNKDSFEALPEDVKPILLEVAAEFEQETGRKNRAEYDRLVEELRDIITVKEIDPQARLDWATALAPWPQEQAAALDAQGLPGAEVLNLAMDRAEAHGYTWPVRYEIE
- a CDS encoding DUF1330 domain-containing protein encodes the protein MPAFWLARSLINDPVAYKRYTDQVPAIIAQYGGKVLARGGKFQVMEGPEKFKRFVVIEFPDFDSGVRCFQSDEYNEAARHRRENGAGEVETVILEAGEFTK
- a CDS encoding peroxiredoxin-like family protein, which translates into the protein MSHKLAPDQPTPSLSLPLVGGGRFDLAEEKPDAFTMIVVYRGHHCPVCKSYISQLAGMLDKFEDAGFSVVAVSMNDEELATLSQKEWETGGLRIGYGLTTEMAKDWGLWISKAFKDTEQDIFAEPGMFWVRPDGRLYLVDIANMPWPRPDLEFLLSKAPYALANDYPARGTYET
- a CDS encoding TRAP transporter large permease, encoding MFDYTTAFLVITLLISLVLLGFHVAIALAVTSAVGIYMATGSLRITEAVLASTSAEALRSFTFAVIPLFMLMGEFMGRSGVITDIYIGINKGLRRVPARLAIATVLGNTVFSFVTGVSIASAAAFSRIAYPEMRAHGYNRAFALGAIAGSSCLGMLIPPSVLMIVWGILTEQSIGRLFLAGVAPGVLLATFYVAYIVIAALLRPSLVGEGPDAKAPTRKVASVDAGGAEALPEFEDTASKPLPRMQLLGAALGLFGIVASILGGIWMGLFTPTEGAGAGAALALGLAVLRGMRWSGFVQAIFSVGRIAAPILILLLTAALYSRTLAMTGVTSAIRDGIVNSGLSPFMVMTAIIVVWFLLGMIIDSISIMLLTVPIVEPVAMAFGFDQLSFAIVGIIAIEAGLLTPPFGLLVYTVKASINDPEVGVQHIFLSAAPYWLVMLLVVLMLICFPQIANFFPNLMM